The Lysinibacillus pakistanensis genome includes a window with the following:
- a CDS encoding glutathione peroxidase: MSIYDINVTLEDGTIYSLERYKGKPMLIVNTASKCGFTPQFEELEGLYEKYQEEGLVVLGFPSNQFKQELATAEEAASQCRLTYGVTFPMHEIVKVNGKEAHPIFDYLTSHSKGFLGNSIKWNFTKFLVNRDGEVVGRYASADKPHSFEVDIKKVLAQ; this comes from the coding sequence ATGAGCATTTATGATATTAACGTAACCTTAGAGGATGGTACTATCTATAGCCTGGAACGATATAAGGGAAAGCCTATGCTAATTGTCAATACAGCCTCAAAATGTGGCTTTACACCGCAGTTTGAGGAATTAGAGGGTCTCTATGAGAAATACCAGGAGGAAGGTCTTGTTGTCCTTGGATTCCCGTCAAATCAGTTTAAGCAAGAGCTCGCGACTGCAGAAGAAGCGGCATCACAGTGTCGACTGACATATGGAGTGACGTTCCCAATGCATGAGATTGTCAAGGTGAACGGTAAAGAAGCGCATCCTATTTTTGATTATCTCACTTCTCACTCAAAAGGATTTTTAGGCAACAGCATTAAGTGGAACTTTACAAAATTCCTTGTCAATCGTGATGGTGAGGTTGTTGGACGTTACGCATCAGCGGATAAGCCACATAGCTTTGAGGTTGATATTAAGAAAGTCTTAGCACAATAG